The stretch of DNA CCGCGCCCTGTCGCTCTCGCGCCTCGCCTATGACCTGGAGAACCTGCTGAGCCCGACCCTGGCGGCCCTGCTGCTGATGGTCATGAGCTACAACTGGCTGTTCGGGGGCACCGTCGTAGGCTTCCTGTGCTCCGCGGCGCTGGTCGTCTCGGTGACCTTGCCGGCGGCGCGGAAGGAGCGCACCGGCGGCATCTACGACCGGACGACGCGGGGCCTGCGGATCTATCTCGCGACCCCACGCCTGCGCGGGTTGTTCGCGCTGAACCTCGCGGTGGCCGCCGCCGGGGCCATGGTTATCGTCAACACCGTGGTGATCGTCCAGGCCCTTCTCGGACGTCCTCAGGACGACGTCGCCATCGCCCTTGGGTGCTTCGGGGGCGGCTCGATGATCGCGGCCCTAGTCCTACCGCGGGTACTCGACCGCCTGTCCGACCGCGGGGTGATACTGCCGTCGGCGGCCTTCCTCGGCGTCGTCCTCGTCGGGGTTGCGGTCCTGACCTGGGGCAGCGCCATAGGCTGGCCGGTCCTGCTCGGGACCTGGCTCGCCCTCGGGATCGGCTACTCCGCCGCTCAGACGCCCACTGGACGCCTGCTGCGTCGCTCGGCCAGCCCGGAGGACCGGCCAGCCGTGTTTGCCGCCCAATTCGCGCTCTCGCACGCATCGTGGCTTCTAACCTACCCGCTGGCGGGCTGGCTTGGCGCCACTGTCGGGATGCCAGCGACACTAGCGGTGCTCGGTGCGCTGACCGTCGCGGGCGTCGCGGCAGCGGCCTTGCTATGGCCCGCCTCCGATCCGGATGTCGTCGCGCATGCTCACGGCGATCTTGATCCGTCCCATCCCCACTTGCACGGGATCGGCCACGGTCGGCACGAGCATGCCTTCGTCATCGACGACCTGCACCGGCAATGGCCGGCCAGGACGGGATGAGCGACGTCGTGACCTCGCTTGACAAGCGTTGGCTTGGGGCTGTCTATGGCTTCATCGGGATGCGATCTCCCGATGAGGCTCCGGCTGAAGCATCGCGTCCACTCTGCAGTTTCTGCAAGGACGCGCCATGGCCTCGCCCAACACCATTCCCCCAGAGAAACTCGCTCGTCTGATCGGTACAGCCGCGTGCCCGGTCCTCATCGATGTGCGCACTCCGCGCGACTTCGCGGAGGAGCCGCGCCTGATCCCAGGATCAAGACCGCGCCCATGGGACAGCGTCGCTCAGTGGGCGCCTGCGCTGGGGGGTAGACCTGCCGTCGTGATCTGCCAGCACGGCCATAAGCTCAGTCACGGGGTCGCCGCGTGGCTGCGCACGTCCGGCATCGCCGCCGAAGTTCTCGATGGCGGCACCACGGAGTGGGCACAGGCAGGGCTACCGATGGTACCCGCCGACAAGCTGAAGAACTGCGATCCGCAAGGGCGTACCGTCTGGGTTACTCGCGCTCGCCCCAAGGTCGATCGCATCGCCTGCCCCTGGCTGATCCGCCGGTTCGTTGACCCCGAGGCGGTCTTCCTGTTCGTGCCGCCGTCCGAGGTCTCCGCCGTCGCTGCTCGTTTCGACGGCGAGGCGTTCGACATCGAGGGCCCGGATGTCTTCTGGAGTCATCGCGGAGAGCTCTGCACCTTCGACGTGATGGTCGCGGAACTGGGCTTGGCGACCGAACCGCTCCTTCGCCTCGCCACCTTGGTCCGGGGCGCCGACACCAACCGCCCCGACCTCGCTCCCGAGGCCGCCGGGCTCCTTGCGGCCTCCCTCGGCCTCTCGCGGATCTATGCGGACGACCTGGAGCAGCTCGATGCCGGCATGCTCCTCTACGACGCCTTTTATCGCTGGTGCCGGGACGCTTCCGACGAGACCCACAACTGGCCGACCAACAAGCCGAAGGGGAAAGCCTGACATGGCTACCTCCGCCCTCGGCTCCACCACCTTCAAGCACGGGCCGGCCACCGGGGCCGTTCCGATGCCCGTTACACTGCAAGAGGCGGCACCGGTCTGGGGGCGCATCGCCTCGCTCTCGTTCGGTGGGCCGGCAGGGCAGATCGCCGTCATGCACCGCATCCTCGTTGAGGAGCGGCGATGGATCTCCGAGAACCGCTTCCTGCACGCTCTGAACTTCTGCACCCTCCTGCCGGGGCCGGAGGCGCAACAGCTCGCGACCTACGTCGGCTGGCTCATGCACGGCACCCGCGGCGGCCTCGTCGCCGGTGGCCTGTTCGTGCTGCCGGGCATCGTCGCGATCATGGCCCTGAGCTGGGTCTATGCGCTCTACGGCAACGTCGGGCTGGTCGCCGGCCTGTTCTTTGGGCTCAAGGCCGCGGTGCTGGCCATCGTCGCGCAGGCGGTCCTGCGCATCGGGCGGAGAGCTCTGAAGAGCCAAGCCATGGTCGCCCTGGCGGCTACGTCCTTCGTGGCGATCTTCCTGCTCGACGTGCCGTTCCCCGTGATCGTCCTGACCGCCGGCGCCATCGGCTACCTTGGCGGCCGGGCCGGTCTGCCGCAGTTCCGCATCGGCGGCGGGCACGGCGCCTCGAGCAAGGCCGACGCCGGTCCCTACTTGCTCGGCGACGATGAGCTTCTCCGCGAGCACGCATCTCTCGGTCACACCCTGCGGGTCCTTGCCGTGTGGGCGGCGCTTTGGCTTGTGCCCGTGGCCGTCGTGCTCGCCGTCGTCGGCCCCGACGACGTATTCGCGCAGGTCGCGGTGTTCTTCTCCAAGATGGCGATGGTGACGTTCGGCGGCGCTTACGCGGTGTTGGCCTACGTCGCCCAGCAGGCGGTGGAGCATTACGGCTGGCTCCGGCCCGGCGAGATGCTCGACGGCCTCGGGATGGCCGAGACCACGCCGGGCCCGCTTATCATGGTCACCCAATTCGTGGGCTTCATGGCGGCGTTCCGGAACCCCGGCGCCCTGCCGCCGCTACTCGCCGGGACGCTCGCGGGCCTGCTCACCACCTGGGTGACCTTCGCACCCTGCTTCCTCTGGATCTTCGTCGGCGCGCCCTACGTCGAGCGCCTGCGCGGCAATCGGGCTCTGGCTGGCGCGCTCTCGGCTATCACCGCGGCGGTGGTCGGCGTGATCCTGAACCTCGCGGTCTGGTTCGCCCTCCATACGATCTTCGCCGAGGTCTACCCGGTGGCGGCCGGCCCGATCCGCTTCGACGTGCCCGTGTTGGTGAGCCTGAACCCGCGGGCCCTAGCCTTGTCGATGGCGGCGCTCGTGGCGGTGTTCCGGTTCCGGGTCGGCCTGATCCCGACGCTGGCGGCGTGCTCGGCCGCCGGCATCCTCCTGCATCTCGCGGGAGCCGTCGCATGAACCGCGGGACCGTCCCGGGCGCCATCCTGTTGCTCCTCGTGGCGTCCGCGGGCTCGGCATGGGCGGACGGCTTGCCCGGCTTCGAGCCGATGCAGACGGGACCCGGCTCACCGGGGCGCTGGCAGACGGTCGCGGACGCCG from Methylobacterium sp. PvR107 encodes:
- the chrA gene encoding chromate efflux transporter, producing the protein MATSALGSTTFKHGPATGAVPMPVTLQEAAPVWGRIASLSFGGPAGQIAVMHRILVEERRWISENRFLHALNFCTLLPGPEAQQLATYVGWLMHGTRGGLVAGGLFVLPGIVAIMALSWVYALYGNVGLVAGLFFGLKAAVLAIVAQAVLRIGRRALKSQAMVALAATSFVAIFLLDVPFPVIVLTAGAIGYLGGRAGLPQFRIGGGHGASSKADAGPYLLGDDELLREHASLGHTLRVLAVWAALWLVPVAVVLAVVGPDDVFAQVAVFFSKMAMVTFGGAYAVLAYVAQQAVEHYGWLRPGEMLDGLGMAETTPGPLIMVTQFVGFMAAFRNPGALPPLLAGTLAGLLTTWVTFAPCFLWIFVGAPYVERLRGNRALAGALSAITAAVVGVILNLAVWFALHTIFAEVYPVAAGPIRFDVPVLVSLNPRALALSMAALVAVFRFRVGLIPTLAACSAAGILLHLAGAVA
- a CDS encoding sulfurtransferase/chromate resistance protein, with protein sequence MASPNTIPPEKLARLIGTAACPVLIDVRTPRDFAEEPRLIPGSRPRPWDSVAQWAPALGGRPAVVICQHGHKLSHGVAAWLRTSGIAAEVLDGGTTEWAQAGLPMVPADKLKNCDPQGRTVWVTRARPKVDRIACPWLIRRFVDPEAVFLFVPPSEVSAVAARFDGEAFDIEGPDVFWSHRGELCTFDVMVAELGLATEPLLRLATLVRGADTNRPDLAPEAAGLLAASLGLSRIYADDLEQLDAGMLLYDAFYRWCRDASDETHNWPTNKPKGKA
- a CDS encoding MFS transporter, which produces MLSVLANRTYRHLFAAQLIALIGTGLLTVALGLLAFRIAGDRAGTVLGTALAIKMVAYVMVAPVAGAFTAQLPRRAFLVATDLVRAAIALLLPFVDQVWQIYVLIFVLQSASAAFTPTFQATIPDILPDEGDYTRALSLSRLAYDLENLLSPTLAALLLMVMSYNWLFGGTVVGFLCSAALVVSVTLPAARKERTGGIYDRTTRGLRIYLATPRLRGLFALNLAVAAAGAMVIVNTVVIVQALLGRPQDDVAIALGCFGGGSMIAALVLPRVLDRLSDRGVILPSAAFLGVVLVGVAVLTWGSAIGWPVLLGTWLALGIGYSAAQTPTGRLLRRSASPEDRPAVFAAQFALSHASWLLTYPLAGWLGATVGMPATLAVLGALTVAGVAAAALLWPASDPDVVAHAHGDLDPSHPHLHGIGHGRHEHAFVIDDLHRQWPARTG